Below is a window of Pocillopora verrucosa isolate sample1 chromosome 6, ASM3666991v2, whole genome shotgun sequence DNA.
TGCGAAGGATACTTTGCCCCGGcataaattttgttaaaattcgCACGTGAGAAGGAATgaaaaagctctttttttttgctgtacCCTTAAGAGAGATGGTGCCCACCTGGTGCTAGAGGCCATAACGTGttaggagaaaaagaaaaagcaagaaaaaaaaaagagagagagaacgTCGATGTAAGAGTCATAACGTGTTTGTCCTTTGTGAGACGTTCGGTGGGCTTCTGTACAATCAACCTTGCAAATTCATTTGCACACCTTAATCATAAATTTAATAGAAACAGCCGACTTTCTTTTATCGTATTAAagagagtgactaacatctaatttatCCCCACAAtgtcagccctgaatcacatacTGAGGTCacgaaattaaaggaaataatcaccaacttgattgttaaacaacttctcctcgtcagcacctcaggaaatgtatagaaaacagtgtGAAGAACGAGCATTGCAAATATTATGCATTGTGAATTGTTTCCTCTTGATTTAACTCACTGTTTCTAATTTTGTATTCATCGCTGTTAACTGGCTGAGGCTTGGCTGTGTGGAGTGTTTTTACTAAGTTAAAACAATCACTTTATacttattttcatcatcaaatcGTGAAAGGCAGTCAAATCTGAGAATGAGACCGCTTTGTAAGTCTGTTTGACAGTTTTAGGTCTGTCGTGTTTGTGAAACATAGTCACGTATCGCCGCAACAACCAAAGGATCTTTGATCAGCGAAACTATTGTAAATATGAGGATTTTAGTGACGCTACAGCTTTAcaataaagaaacaagaaatataATCTCTATTCTAATCTACTTGGTGCATACCAATGATGATTTGTAATCAAAGACCACATTCCTCGCGCTGTTAAACCGAAATGGAGACTTTTGTCCTTACAACGCTTTGCTggagtttcttgtttttcacGGTGTCTGTGGCAAGTCGCAGAACATCGGTACATGATAAATGTCGAACGACGAAAGGAAACCCTCAGGAAAACAAGTGCAGTACAGTGATAAATGGAAACTATTACGCGGGAACTAACGAGGAGATGCAGACCGTTCTTCAAGGAATTCAAGCACAGCTTACTGACCTACAAGAACTTCTGCGTGATATGAagatagagaaagaaaacaaaactggtAAAAATTTAACACTAATGTTTTCTGTTTATTAAAGAGTGTTTCGTTAGAACAACTTGTGATTAGTtctctttgtattttttcaGGATAAACTTTTTCTACTGTTCAAACAGAGAAGTTCTAAAATGTTTCAATTGGTACATTTCTCATCAAAATTGATTTACTCAGATGAATCTACTCAGTCTTGAATATTTTGTTTCCGTGGTGCTTATGTCTACTTTGATGAATCTTTCAAATATGAAATTGATTCAATCTTTCCCTTCTTGTAGTCAAGAACCGAAACTGCGCTGACCTTTTCGAGTCCGGTGAGAGAATCAGTGGAGTGTACACTATAAGCCCGGATAGCAGCCGCGGTCCTTTCGACGTCTATTGTGATCATAAAACAGCTGGTGGAGAATGGACAGTGATTCAGAAAAGATTGGATGGCTCAGTAGATTTTTATCGCGGCTGGGCCGACTACAAGCGCGGTTTTGGTAACTTGAACGGCGAGTTCTGGCTCGGTTTGGACAAGATGCATCAGTTGACTAAGGCAGGTAGGAACATATTTCGAATAGAGCTGGAAGGGAAAAACGGCCTACGCCGACTACGACATGTTTGCAGTGGCAAGTGAGAGAGCTAAGTATCAACTGAGCCTTGGAACTTACTCTGGTAAGTACATCAATGTTTGATGAataacaaaatacttaaaaaacaCAGTAACCCGAAGATAAGATCTCGCGGCACGGTCCAAAGTATAAATAAAATTGCGCGAAATAATTTATATGAACTccagacattttttttcattttagcaCAAACAATCTCGTCTGTGGTTTCTCTATACACTGTGGGATGAACGATTTAATAATCTTAAGTCGAGCTAGTAGCTCATCCTGTTATGCTAGAGCCGAAGGAAACCTTTGAAATAAGCGTAGTACGCTTTAATTGGATATCAGATGATAACTGTTCGCATTACAAGTTACACAGAAACTCATTGGCGTGTCTGCGTGGGCCAATTAACACTAGTTATTCCATCAAGTGGATTTGTAGCAAAGAATTTAAAGGTCAGACAAGAAGAATTTATCAAAGTATCCATTTATCCGCAGGTACGGCTGGTGATTCTTTCTCCTTCCAGCGTGGTGCTCCTTTCTCAACTAAAGATCAGGACAATGATCCTGATAAACGTCACTGCGCTAGAATGTTTAAGGGAGGCTGGTGGTACAGCTTGTGTCGCCATGCAAACCTGAACGGTTTGTACCAACCTGGGCCGCATTCATCTAAGGCTGATGGTATTAATTGGTATCATTGGAAAGGAAATTACTATTCAGCCAAGAGATCGGAGATGAAAATAAGGCCCGTAAATTTGTGAGTCTTCTGCCATGTACGGAGTTGTCAACTGCTCATGAATAAAATTCAATGGATCATATTTAAATTGCCTTCATTTTTGTGTATGTGTAACGTGAAAGAGAGTTGCGACGAGAGGAGTTTGCTTGAGGAAAGTAAGTTACGTTGCTATGAGTGGGTTAAGGATCTGGCTTTCATCGCAACTCCCTTTTCCTCTCTTGTTACATCTGAGGATTGTGAATAAAAGGAGATAAAGAGCGGTCTCATATCTAGTGTCGAAAGCTATTAAAAGCTATATCTCCAACTTATATTCTACAAAACTCGCATAACCATCGAGATCGATGTGCTCCAACTTTATCAAGCGTTACTTCCTCGCTTGAGTATTCTTGTGCAATGTAAGATGATCTTCATGGATTTACTTTGAGTTGAGGAATTTAACCATTTTGGAATTCGATGTTTTGAATTCTATTGCGTCGGAGGCGGCAATCTTGTGCAAGCCTCTAAACACTTTACAAtatgaaagagagagaaacaaatatttcaaataaacaaaatgtgTCTAAAAATCCGAACTGGCAGGAAGTTGAACTCGGGGCGACCAAGAACAACTTCAGTGAGTGTCAGGGAGGAAGACTTGAACCCAGAACTACCATACAGCACtatttaaattgtaaattgaattaaactgaactttcattaaaaagagaaatatcttTTTAACGTCCTGGACGTCCAACTAGAAATAACTGACTTTGATTATGGCGACGTTCACCGTGAAAGGGTATATGATGCCATAAGAAAAAATCAGTTGTCATCTGCCCTGAGTGTTGATGATTTGAACCATAATCCGAATAAAACCTAATAATTAAGGCCAAAACTAAACTGACGCGAGAACTTTACAGAAAGGCGAGCGAAATTCGCGAATTTATGAATATGAGATACCAAAAAATGATAAAGCAAACATGTATCAGCAAGTTGATTTGAGACTCTTTAATCACTCTTCAGTAAGAATCATTCCCTCCCCTTTGTCTACGATggcatttcattttcaaatgccCTTTTACGGAAATTTCTTTAAGCTACTTGGAAACTAACATCAggagaagaaagataaaatagtTCACTTTCTTCCGGACTTCCAACACTTCCCTTGACATACTCCAAATACAAGTCTACTGCAACAGTGTATTCTGCGGCCTTAGTAGTGTTGTATTCAGAAGAAAGATCGAACTTTGATGAGACGGTTTCTCCAGAAGCAATGGTCAAGAAATCGCTCGCAGCTGGATCTTCACGTTTCATTCTGATACCTTGTGGACTCAGCTCTTCCCCGTCTCGGCTGACAGTTAGACCGTCCAAGGCTAAGTCGTTCAGCGGTGTATTCCATTTTAGCACCGAATATGCGCTTTCACCGTTGTTTGCCAGGTTGAAGTCGCACATAACTTCGTCTGTAGTTTTGTAAGAGGAAAGACACTCGATGGAAGCAGAAAATAGTCTGAACAAAgacaaataattattaatataagttgagttttcaaaatattgaaagATAGTTTTCAAACGGTTGAGTTCCCCTTGGGAATCTTAACAAGCTGGTATTGGTAGATTTTTCAGacattttttaagaaagaagaCAACACGTTATATTTTTAAGTCACGTTTCAACACTTCTATTGTCATCCTCGGTTTTTTAACGCAGAGTAAAACGTTGCAATTTTAATGTTAAACAGAACACTAATTTGTAATAACCTCAAAAGGACAAAGTAATGCTAAGAAAATAGCTAATGATTTAATTTAATGTGTGTTGCGTGAGGGAAAATACCAATTGTTTACGCAGAAATAACAGGCATTAGAGCCGACGCACATTACAGCCCTATCGGGATAGAATCTTTCATGACAAACACATTACCGATTTCGAAAGATCAAAATGCTTCTTGATGTCTAAGCTAATAGAATTTTGATGATACG
It encodes the following:
- the LOC131798204 gene encoding extracellular protease-like, with the protein product MKILMTAKFLLWSTLVAASAAHSKAEDARDVQLFSASIECLSSYKTTDEVMCDFNLANNGESAYSVLKWNTPLNDLALDGLTVSRDGEELSPQGIRMKREDPAASDFLTIASGETVSSKFDLSSEYNTTKAAEYTVAVDLYLEYVKGSVGSPEESELFYLSSPDVSFQVA